The Lewinella sp. 4G2 nucleotide sequence CGCCGACGAGGTGGAAGCCCACCCCTCCCAACTGGCGCTCGGCGCTAACGCCCAGCCGGGTGACCTCCGCTTCGTGGATACGAACGGTGACGGAGTGATCGACCCCAACGATCGGACCTACATTGGTGATCCAATTGCGGATTACACCTTCGGTGGAAACCTCCGCGTGGAAGTCCGCCGCTTTGATCTGAGTGCCTACGCCTTCGCTTCCGTTGGCGGTGACATCGTTCGGGCTTACGAACGGGCGCTATCCGACGTCAACCGCCTGGACTACTACCTCAGCCGCTGGACGGGAGAGGGCACTAGCACAGAGGTTCCCCGCGTAACGACGGCGGCGACATCCAATCAGGTCTTTTCCGATTTCTACGTTGAGGACGCTTCCTTCCTGCGTTTGCAGAACGTTACCCTGGGTTACACGCTGCCTTTCCGCCAGGGGACGCCGCGACCATCTTCTCTCCGCATCTACGTCAGCGCCAATAACTTGGTCACGTTGAGTGGTTACCGTGGCTTTGACCCCGGAGCATCCAGTGGCGCGCCGATCGGTGGTGGTATCGACTACGGCTTTTACCCCATTGCCCGGACCTTCCTCTTCGGCGCCAACGTGACCCTTTAACTGACTATCAGCTTCAATCGACAATTCCGCATCATGCGATTTATCCTACTTATATCCGCCCTGTTCGTGCTCCTCGGTTTTTCCGCTTGTGAGGACAACTTCGTGGAGCGCGCGCCGCTCTACAGCATCGACTCGGAGAACTACTTCAACGCCGAGGCCGACTACGAGAACGCCCTCATTGCGGCGTACGATCTGTTGCAACCCAGTTACCTCAACGTAATGCTGGGAGAAATTGCTTCCGATAATACCCTGGCCGGTGGCGAGAGCGCGACCGACGTGATCGGTATTCAGCAGGTGGACGACATGATCCACACCCCCGTGAATGCCCAGCTCAAAAGCATTTGGGACTGGATGTTCGCCGGTGTACAACGGTCGAGTTATATCCTGGAATTTCAGGATAAGACGGAGTTTGAAGGCCGCGAGGTAGTGATCGCCGAAGCCCGCTTCCTGCGCGCCTACTACCAGTTTGAACTGGTAAAATGGTTTGGCCCCATCCCGCTGAAGGGGGATAGTCGCTTCGTGCTGGGCGACGAAACCAGATTGCCCCGCTCCCCCGTGGAAGAGGTGTACGCCGCCATCGAAAATGACCTGGAAATCGCCATCGCCAACCTGCCAGTAGACGCTCGCGACGTCGGCCGTGCCGACCGGGGTGCCGCCCAGGCCCTACTTGGAAAGGTTTACCTCTACCAGGAGAAATACGATGAGGCCGCTACCACGCTTGAGCGGGTGATCGCTTCCGGCAAGTATGAATTGGTGGACAACTACGCCGGCCTCTTCGAGCTTACCGGCGAAAACGGACCGGAGAGCGTGTTCGAAGTGCAGTACACGGACGCGGAGGGCGCCGGCTTCGGCTGCTTACAGTGTAGTGAGGGCAACGTAGCCGTTGGTTTCAACGGAATCCGTAACCATACTGGCCCGATCTACGACAGCGGTTTTAGCTTCAACGTCCCTACCGCGGAAGCCTTCAACGCCTACGAACCGGGCGACAGCCGCCAACTCGCCAGCGTGCTTGACATCGACGCGTGGGCGGAGGAAACCGGCGCCAGTTTTGGCCTCGGTTTTGAGCACACGGGCTACTACAACCGTAAGTACATCGCCCGCAAGGGAGATAGCAACATCGGTGATCAAAACCTTACCAACCCCAACAATTACCGTTCTATCCGCTACGCCGACGTGCTGCTGATGGCCGCAGAAGCCCTGAACGCTACCGGCAACGACGAACAGGCCCGGACCTACCTTAACGACGTCCGCCGCCGCGCCTTTGGCGATCTCGACCACGACATTAGTGCCAGTGGCGATGCGTTGCGGGACTTCATCCTCCGCGAGCGCCGTTTGGAGTTGATGGGGGAGGGCCACCGCTTCTTCGACCTCGTCCGGACGGGCGCTGCCGCGGGTGCGATCGACGGATTTACGGCGGGCAAAAACGAACTGTTCCCGGTCCCCTTCGAGGAGATCCAGTTTGCTAACGGCAACTGGTCTCAGAACCCCGGTTACTAGGTAGCCGCCGAATAGTTTTCTGGTTTAATCAAACGGGGAGGCCGCCATCACCACTGGGCCCTCCCGCAACAATAGCTACAATGAAAAATTTCCCTTACCTGCTCTGCCTTCTGGTTGCCCTCGGCTTCACCGCTTGCGTGGACGATGAGGATATGGTCCCGTCCCTTGACGGCGTCGCGGAACCAACGGACCTCGACCTGGCTTTTGATATTGCGGCGGATAACACCGGCGCGGTCACCATCCAACCCCTCGGTACGGGCGTAACCCTCTTCCGGGTGGACTTTGGCGACGGGGAGCGGGACAGCGTCGGGATTGCCCCCGGCGAAACCATTACCCACGTGTACGAACTCGGTGTTTACACCGTCGAGTTGGAAGCCATGGGCATCAACGGTGCCATGACCACCTACACGGAGGAGCTGACCGTTAACTTCGCCGCCCCCACCAATTTGGTAGCCACCATCGAGCGGACGCCCGGTAACCCCTTCGCCATCACGGTAAGCGCCTCGGCGGATTTGGCGACAGCGTTCGACGTCACCTTCGGTGAAGATGATAGCGCCGACGCGGTGCGTATCAACCCGGGTGAAACCGCAAGCCACACCTACTCCACGGTGGGCGAGTACGAAGTCTGCGTAACCGCCGTAAACGGTGGCAGTGAAACCATCAAGGTGACCGAGACCGTCACCGTGAGTGACCCGACGGTGCTGCCCATCACCTTTGAGAACCAAAATACGGAATTCTTCGCTTTTGGTGGTGCGGGCGTCGGCATCATCGATAACCCGGATGCTTCTGGCGAGAACACCAGTGGCCGCGTGGCGGAATTCGTGAAGACGGATGGCTCCGAAGTTTGGGCCGGTACCGTAGTGGAACTGGGTGGCCCGCTGGATCTCTCCTCCCTTACCACAATGCGCATCAAAGCCTGGTCTCCCGCCGCGGGAATTCCGGTACTGTTTAAGCTGGAAAACGCGACGGACCCGAACGTATTCCTCGAAGTGACCACGAACACCACGGTCGCCAATGAATGGGAGATCATAGACTTCAGTTTTGCCGGTCTTGATCTGAGCCCTGAATACTCCAAAGTCGCCATCTTCTTCAATTTCGGGACGGCCGGTACCGGCGAGTCCTACTACTTCGATGACTTAATGCAGACGGACGGTTCCGCCACCATAAACCTGCCGCTTGGTTTTGAGCAAAACGTGGACTACGTATTTACCGGCTTCGGTGGCGGCAGCGCAGGCGTGATCACCAATCCTGATGCGAGTGGTAGCAATGTCAGTAGCAAGGTGGTGGAGTTCGTCAAGGAGACTGGTTCCCAAGTATGGGCGGGCGTCTTTACCGACGTCGACGCGCCGATCAACTTCTCCGGTAGCAAGACGGTGAAGTTGAAGGTCTGGTCGCCGAAGGTAGATGCACCCATCCTGCTCAAACTAGAAAACCCCGACAACTCGGATCAGGCCATCGAGGTATCCGTCCCAACTACGGTAGCTAACCAGTGGGAAGAGCTGACCTACGATTTTACTGGTGCCGAAGCGGTGCCCAATCTCCGGCGTGTCGTCCTATTTGCTGACTTCGGTACGGCGGGAGACGCACAGTCCTACTACTTCGACGATCTACGTATCGACTAATTTCCTATTGCCCTGACAAACTATCGAGTAGCCTTTGGCTACGGCCTAAATATTAAGATCATGAAATATACCCTTAACTTTCTGCTCCTGCTCGGCGTACTCTTCGTGGCTGGTTGTGGCGAAGAGGATTACGAGTTTGGCGAGATCCTGGCGCCCACCAATCTGGAGCTCACTACCGACATTCTCGGCCAGGATGATAACAACCCGAACGGAGACGGGAGCGGGCAAGTCACTTTTGTGGCTAAGGCGGATGACGCCATCACCTATCAGTTTTCGTTTAGTGACGGGACTACGGAGATTGCCCCTTCCGGTCGTTTGACGAAGCGCTTCACCCAGGTTGGGCTCAATACTTACGGGGTTACCGTCGTCGCCTCCGGCACGGCCGGCGTGGCGAGTACGCTAACTACGGAGGTGACTGTCAACAGCACCTTCAGCGATGAAGAAGCATTCGCATTTCTGACCGGCGACGGTACGAAAACCTGGTACTGGGCGGCGGATGAACCCGGCCACCTCGGGGTAGGGCAGAACGACGGTAACGTGGAGGCGAATTACTTCGCTAATTATTACCAGGCGGTGCCTTTCGAAAAGGATGGAGCTGGTGAAAGCCTCTGTTTGTACCAGGATGAACTGGTCTTTTCTAATCAGGACGGTCGCCTTTTCTTCGAGCTGAATAACGGTGGACAAACTTATTTCAATACGGCTTACCAGGGAGTAGCTGGCGGGAGCGCTGGGTTTGATTTCTGCTACGATTTTGAAGTGAGTGACGATCCGCAGCTGGTCAACTTTTCGCCGTCCGAATCCGTGGTCGTCGATAACGGCGTTGCCGGCCAGACGCGGGGTACCCAGATGACCTTCACCGATGGTGGCTTCATGAGCTACTACATTGGCCAGTCCACTTACGAGATCCTTTCCATTACGGAGAATCGCCTGGTCGTCCGCGCGGTACAGGAGAACAATGCTGAACTGGCTTGGTACCACATTTTCAGTTCCACGAAACCCGAGCCCGGTGGCGGTGGTAACGTTGATGATACAGATTACACCACGCTGGTTTGGTCCGACGAATTCAACACCGACGGCGCGCCCGATCCCAGCAAGTGGGGCTACAACACGGGCACCGGAAACAACGGTTGGGGGAACGGCGAGAGCCAGTACTACACCGATCGCCCTGACAACGTAGCCGTCGAAAATGGCAACCTGCGGATAACCCTCAAAAAGGAGAATTTTTCCGGGCAAGAGTACACTTCTTCGCGGATCGTGACGGAGAATAAGTACGAATTCACCTACGGGCGGATCGACATTCGCGCTCAGCTTCCGGAAGGCGGCGGCACCTGGCCGGCGCTGTGGATGCTCGGCGAAGATTACGCCACGAATACCTGGCCCGGATGCGGGGAGATCGACATCATGGAGCACGTCGGTAATCAGCAGAATACGCTGTTTTCCTCTTTGCACCTACCCGGAAATTCTGGTGGTAACGCCGTTACTCAACGGACAACGGTACCGACCATCTCTTCGGAGTTCCACGTATTCTCGGCCATCTGGTCGCCCGAAACGATTCGCTTTTTTGTCGACGATGAATTGTACCACACCTTCGCCAACGACGCTAGTCTGCCCTTTAACGACGACTTCTTTTTGATCTTCAACGTGGCCATCGGCGGCAACTTTGGGGGGCAGATTGATCCGGCGTTTGTGGAGTCTTCCATGCTCGTGGATTACGTCCGTGTTTACCAGTAATTCCCCCGCCATGCGTTACCCATTTTTACTTGCCTTTTTGCTTGGCTTCTACGTCAGCGCCTGCTCCGATGCCGTTCAGAACGATCTGGGCGCTGCCGCGGGTGCCACAGAGGTGGGCACGGAACCTAGTCTTTTGGACGTACAGGACCGCAAACTGCTGTGGTCCGATGAATTTGACGGGACTGAGTTGGATATGAGTAATTGGTCCTACGCCCTTGGCGACGGTTGCCCAAATCTATGCGGCTGGGGGAATAACGAACGGCAATTGTACACCGAGGACAACCACCATTTCGCGGACGGAAAACTCGTCATCACCGTGGAAAAGGACGGTGACGAATACACCTCCACCCGCCTCCTCAGCCAGGGGAAGCAGGAGTTCAAATACGGTTACATCGAGACCCGCGCCAAGGTGCCGACGGGCCACGGTATCTGGCCGGCCTTCTGGATGCTGGGCACGAACATTGATGAAGTCGGTTGGCCCCTTTGCGGTGAAATCGACGTTATGGAGTACGTAGGCAGAAAGCCCGATGAGGTTTTCACCACACTCCACACCAAGGCTAACCACGGCGATGATGGCAGCTCCAGAATTACGCCTTACCCAAGTATCGAGGAGGGCTTCCACACCTTCGGAGTGGACTGGACGGCCGAGCAGATGGAGTTCTTCGTGGACGGTAAATCCGTTTTCGTTTTTGACCCCAAAGAACGTACGGAGGAAGTGTGGCCTTTCGACCAGCCTTTCTACCTGCTCCTAAACGTGGCCGTAGGCGGCAACTTCGGTGGCCCCGAGGTGGATGACACGATCTTCCCGCAACAATTCATCGTGGATTACGTCCGCGTTTACGAACCCAAAGAATAAACTCAATTAACCGCGGCCCCCCGGGCCGTTGGTCTTCCTTTTATTAATCGCAAAATTCATTGAAATGAGATCATGCTTTACAATTTTCGTGATGTTGCTGCTGTCCACGTTCGTGGCGGCGCAAACCACAATTCTCGACTTCGAGGGCGCCGCCCCGGAGACGATTGACTTTAACGGCTCGGCCACTACGGTTATCGCGAACCCCGATCAATCCGGCGAAAATACTTCGGCGATGGTGGCGCAGAACGTCGTCCCCGCGGGTGCAGCGTTTGCGGGTTCCATCCGTCCCATTTCCGTCGACTTTGCGAACGGAACGCTCTTTACGCTCCAGGTATGGTCACCCATCGCTAATGCCCCCGTGCTGCTCAAGCTGGAAGAAGGTGGCGGTGGTGCCTTCACCGAGCGCCAGGCAGTGGCCAGTGGCGCGGCGATGAGCTGGCAGACCGTAGAGTTCGACTTTGGTGGAGAGGCCATTCGGAGTTACCCCAACATTACCCTGTTCATGAACTTCAACGTGATCGGCGGCGAGGAACTGACCTTCTTTTATGACAACCTCATCCAGACCGTCGGTGGCGGCGGAGGCGGCGGCGGTGTTGCCGGCCCATCGAGTGCCGCGCCGACGCCTACTCGGGATGCTAGCGATGTCGTTTCCCTGTACAGTGATGCCTATGATAACGTGACGGTGGCCACCTTTGCCGCCGGGTTTAGTAACGCCACGCTGATTGATACCAGCTTCGACAACAACCCGACCCTCTACTACCAAAATTTAGGTTTTGCCGGCATTGAGACCGGCCCCGAGGATGGTCTGGATCTGGTCGAGGCAGAAATGACTCACTTACACATGAGTTTCTACAGCCCGAACAGCACCATCTTCAAGGTGAAGTTGGTCGACTTTGGTGGTGACGGATTTGGTGGCGACAATGCTGACTTGGAGTTTGAAGTTCCCGCCTTCCCCGCCCAAAACGAGTGGGTTTCGGTGGAAATTCCCCTGGTAGCTTTCTTTGGTGTACCCCTTACCGACGTTGCTCAAATCATCATCGTAAGCGAGCCCTTCCCAAGTTCCGATGTTTTCATCGACAACATCTACTTCTACCGGGATGATTCACCCGTCCTTTCGCAAGTAGACCTGCCCGTAACGTTTGACGAGGCTGGTGTAGATTACTCTCTCTTCGATTTTGAAGGCGCTTCTTCCATGCTCGTGGATGACCCCACCATGACGGGTAATACCGTAGTCTCTACCACGAAGAATGCCGGTGCCGCTACGTTTGCCGGTACAACGATTACGGCTGCTGGACCACCACAG carries:
- a CDS encoding PKD domain-containing protein, with the protein product MKNFPYLLCLLVALGFTACVDDEDMVPSLDGVAEPTDLDLAFDIAADNTGAVTIQPLGTGVTLFRVDFGDGERDSVGIAPGETITHVYELGVYTVELEAMGINGAMTTYTEELTVNFAAPTNLVATIERTPGNPFAITVSASADLATAFDVTFGEDDSADAVRINPGETASHTYSTVGEYEVCVTAVNGGSETIKVTETVTVSDPTVLPITFENQNTEFFAFGGAGVGIIDNPDASGENTSGRVAEFVKTDGSEVWAGTVVELGGPLDLSSLTTMRIKAWSPAAGIPVLFKLENATDPNVFLEVTTNTTVANEWEIIDFSFAGLDLSPEYSKVAIFFNFGTAGTGESYYFDDLMQTDGSATINLPLGFEQNVDYVFTGFGGGSAGVITNPDASGSNVSSKVVEFVKETGSQVWAGVFTDVDAPINFSGSKTVKLKVWSPKVDAPILLKLENPDNSDQAIEVSVPTTVANQWEELTYDFTGAEAVPNLRRVVLFADFGTAGDAQSYYFDDLRID
- a CDS encoding RagB/SusD family nutrient uptake outer membrane protein, whose product is MRFILLISALFVLLGFSACEDNFVERAPLYSIDSENYFNAEADYENALIAAYDLLQPSYLNVMLGEIASDNTLAGGESATDVIGIQQVDDMIHTPVNAQLKSIWDWMFAGVQRSSYILEFQDKTEFEGREVVIAEARFLRAYYQFELVKWFGPIPLKGDSRFVLGDETRLPRSPVEEVYAAIENDLEIAIANLPVDARDVGRADRGAAQALLGKVYLYQEKYDEAATTLERVIASGKYELVDNYAGLFELTGENGPESVFEVQYTDAEGAGFGCLQCSEGNVAVGFNGIRNHTGPIYDSGFSFNVPTAEAFNAYEPGDSRQLASVLDIDAWAEETGASFGLGFEHTGYYNRKYIARKGDSNIGDQNLTNPNNYRSIRYADVLLMAAEALNATGNDEQARTYLNDVRRRAFGDLDHDISASGDALRDFILRERRLELMGEGHRFFDLVRTGAAAGAIDGFTAGKNELFPVPFEEIQFANGNWSQNPGY
- a CDS encoding family 16 glycosylhydrolase, whose amino-acid sequence is MKYTLNFLLLLGVLFVAGCGEEDYEFGEILAPTNLELTTDILGQDDNNPNGDGSGQVTFVAKADDAITYQFSFSDGTTEIAPSGRLTKRFTQVGLNTYGVTVVASGTAGVASTLTTEVTVNSTFSDEEAFAFLTGDGTKTWYWAADEPGHLGVGQNDGNVEANYFANYYQAVPFEKDGAGESLCLYQDELVFSNQDGRLFFELNNGGQTYFNTAYQGVAGGSAGFDFCYDFEVSDDPQLVNFSPSESVVVDNGVAGQTRGTQMTFTDGGFMSYYIGQSTYEILSITENRLVVRAVQENNAELAWYHIFSSTKPEPGGGGNVDDTDYTTLVWSDEFNTDGAPDPSKWGYNTGTGNNGWGNGESQYYTDRPDNVAVENGNLRITLKKENFSGQEYTSSRIVTENKYEFTYGRIDIRAQLPEGGGTWPALWMLGEDYATNTWPGCGEIDIMEHVGNQQNTLFSSLHLPGNSGGNAVTQRTTVPTISSEFHVFSAIWSPETIRFFVDDELYHTFANDASLPFNDDFFLIFNVAIGGNFGGQIDPAFVESSMLVDYVRVYQ
- a CDS encoding family 16 glycosylhydrolase, with amino-acid sequence MRYPFLLAFLLGFYVSACSDAVQNDLGAAAGATEVGTEPSLLDVQDRKLLWSDEFDGTELDMSNWSYALGDGCPNLCGWGNNERQLYTEDNHHFADGKLVITVEKDGDEYTSTRLLSQGKQEFKYGYIETRAKVPTGHGIWPAFWMLGTNIDEVGWPLCGEIDVMEYVGRKPDEVFTTLHTKANHGDDGSSRITPYPSIEEGFHTFGVDWTAEQMEFFVDGKSVFVFDPKERTEEVWPFDQPFYLLLNVAVGGNFGGPEVDDTIFPQQFIVDYVRVYEPKE